In Diaphorobacter ruginosibacter, the genomic stretch AAGACGTTCGACGTGGTGCAGAGCGAAGTGGCAGCAGCCGCAGCCGAATCCGCCAATGGCAAGCGCAAGCCCGCGGTGCAGAAGGTGCAGGTGATTCCCTCTGAGCTCTCCCCGGTAGATCAGGCCCGGGCTGCGCTGGCACGCCTGGGCGGGCCGCTGTCGGATGCAGCTCTGGTGCTGGTGTTCGTGATCTTCATCCTGCTTGATCGAGAGGACCTGCGTGATCGGCTGCTGCGATTGTGGGGGCAGAACCTGCACCGGGCCACCGACGCACTGGACGAGGCGGGTGCGCGCATTTCCCGCTACCTGGGCATGCAGTTGCTGGTGAACGTGAGTTACGGCATTCCGATGGCGGCCGGTCTCTGGTTCATCGGCGTGCCCGGAGCCCTGCTGTGGGGGGCGGTGGCGGCGGTGATGCGTTTCGTGCCCTATGTGGGCCCGCTGATCTCCGCGGTATTCCCGCTCGCGCTGGCGTTTGCCGTCGCGCCGGGCTGGGAGCTCGTGCTGTGGACGGCAGCCCTCATCGTGGTGCTGGAGCTCATCAGCAACAACATCGTCGAACCCTGGCTGTACGGATCGAGCACCGGCCTGTCGGCCATGTCGCTCATCTTTGCCGCCACGTTCTGGACGGCGATGTGGGGCCCCATCGGCCTGATCATGTCCACGCCGCTCACCGTGTGCCTGCTCGTGATCGGGCGCTATCTGCCGCAGCTCTCGTTCCTCGACGTGTTGCTGGGGAGCCAGCCGGTGCTGGACGAGCCCACGCGCATCTACCAGCGCCTGCTGGCCGGCGACGCCGACGAGGCGGGAGACATCAGCCTGCGCATTGTGGAGGGCGGCGGCGATTCTCCCGCAGCCTTCTACAGTGACGTCGGCGCGGCGGTGCTGCGCATGGCGGTGGGAGACCATGCGCGCTCCGCGACGGCCGAACACCGGCTGCGTGTAGTCGATGGCATGGATGAGGTGCTCGATGAACTGGAGGAGCAATACCCGGCAGGGAAACTGTCCCCGGTCGCGCACGTGTTGTGCATGGGCGGCAAATCGGAGGTCGACCAGCTGGCTGCGCGCATGGTCGCGCACGGCGTGCAGCTCGAGGGCCACGCAGCGAGGCTTGCAGACAGTGATGTGCTGTCCAGCCAGAGCGCGGTGGCGCGCCCGGACCTGGCGCGCGGTGACGTGGTCTGCGTGAGCTGGATGTCGTCCGAGCCGAGGGCGGGCGCCAGGGCACTGTGCCGCCGTATCCGCCGCGCGTGGCCCGACGTGGGCATCGTGCTGCATTTCTGGAATCTCGCAGAGCCTCTCACGGAGGAAGAGCTGACGGCCCTGGCCGAGAGCCTCGGCGCGGATCGCGTCGCCTTGTCCTATGGAACGGTGGTGGCGTGCCTGCGCGAATGGCTGGGCGACGGGGATTCGGAGTCGTTCGAGCCCGCCCCCATTCCCCGCAACGACGAGAAGCGCTGCAAGGCACTTGACGCCAGCGGGGCCATGGACAGCGAACCATTCCGACAACTCAGCCAGCAGATGGCCAAGCGCGCCTCGGACATCTTCGACATTCCGCTGGCCTACGTGTCGCTGGTGGACGCGACGACCGAGCATGTGACGGCGATGCACGGAGGCCTGCGCGTGCAAAGCGACGAGTCGCTGCCCGAGGCTAAGCCGCGTCGCTTTCAGGCCTCCATCGAGCGTGCACAGGCACTGGGTCCGTTTGCCATCGCAAGCGATGAACCCATGCAGGTGCATGACCTGCTGCACGACCCGCGCTTTGCAGGCAATCCGATCATCCAATCGGTGGGAGCGCGTTTCTACGCGTCCGCACCGATACGCGAGAAATCCGGTTTCCCGATCGGCGTGCTGAGCCTGGTTGATTCCCGCCCCCGTGAACTCGGGGACCGCGAGATGCGCCTGCTGCAGGCCATGGCCAACGATGTGATGCAGGAGTGGAAGGGCATCGATCTGCCCGAGGCCAGGCAATCTCCACCCAAGGAGAATTCTGCGACGGTGGGGCAGGACGTACCGGGGTGAGGGGCGTTCCTGCGTCTTCCTGAGATCGTCAACACTTATCGTCAACACTTCCGGCAGCCTGTGGCCGAGGCTGCGTGAAGCGCAAACCTGTCAATCGTTGTCGTCAGCCTTGTTGCAGTCGCAATGACTGGCCCGCCCGCGCCACCCATTCATCGCGCGTGATGCGGTAAAGACAATGTCTGCGCACCGGGTGGCCTTCGGGGACCGAAGGGTGATCGAAGTCTTCGGCCGGGTCGCTGAGCATGCCCAGGCGCTTCATCACATTGCTGGAGCGCAGGTTTTCGAGGGCGGTGAACGCGACGATCTCCGGCAGGTTCAGGACTTCGAAGCCGACGCGCATGGCAAGGGCGGCCGCTTCGCTCGCAAGCCCGCGCCCCCAATAGGGACGCGCGAGGCGCCAGCCGATTTCCACGCAAGGGGAAAAGGGCAGGTCGGCCTGCGGGATGTGCAGGCCCACGAAGCCCATGAATCGGGGACCGCCATTTTCCTGCCGCGAATCCACGGCCCAGAAGCCCCAGCCGCGTTCCTCGATGAGCGCGCGTATGCGCGCGGCATGCGCATCGCTCTGTTCGCGAGACAACAGCGCCGGGAAATGCCGCATGACCTCCGGGTCGCAGTTCAATGTGGCGAACGGCGCGAAATCATCACGGCCCCACTGCCTGAGGCGCACACGGTCGGAGCACAGCCTCTCCCCGGGGACGACCGTGTGCGCCCGGATGCCGAAGGGAAGAGGTGAGGATGGTTGCTGTGTCACGCCCGGGAGTTGGAGGTTGCGGCCCTGTTGGCCGGGTGATTACTTATTACTTCGTGCCGAAGATGCGGTCACCCGCATCGCCCAGGCCCGGCAGGATATAGCCGTGGTCATTGAGTTCTCGGTCGATGGCGGCGGTGAAGATCGGCACGTCGGGATGTGCCTTCTGCATGGTCGCAATGCCTTCAGGGGCCGCCAGCAGGCAGACGAACTTGATGGACAGCGGGTTCAGCTTCTTCAGGCGGTCGACGGCCGCGGCAGCGGAGTTGCCGGTAGCCAGCATCGGGTCCACCACGATGATGTCACGCTCCTGCATTTCGGAGGGCATCTTGAAGTAATACTCGACCGGCTGCAGCGTCTCGGGGTCGCGGTACAAGCCGATATGGCCGATGCGTGCGCCTGGAATCACGTTGAGCATGCCGTCGAGAAAGCCGTTGCCTGCACGCAGGATCGAGACCAGCACCTGCTTCTTGCCGTCGATGACCTTGCCGGTCATCTTTTCCATCGGCGTTTCGATCTCGAGGTCCTGCAGCGGCATGTCACGCGTGATCTCATAGGCCATGAGCGTGCTCAGCTCGCCCAGAAGGCGGCGAAAGCTGTTGGTGCTCGCATCCTTCTTGCGCATGAGCGTGAGCTTGTGCTGGACCAGCGGATGGGTGATGACGGTGACTTTGGCGGTATTGTTGGTCATGGATGTTTTTGTTGTGCGAAATGAAAACTGGGCACCGAGTCTGCCAGAAAGCGATGCCTGCTCTGGCTGCGGGGTGGAAATTTCTCTTCCCTGGTCGGCCGGCGGCGTGAGCGATTATCGCAATAGAGCCTGTAGGCCTCGCTGATTGGCAGAGACGGGGAGGTGCGTAGATCGGCGTCCGAGGCATTCATCTGCCTTACGATACGACCTCCATCCCACATTCCAGTAAGCCACCGGCCCATGCCCCAATCCAAACCTTCCGCCAACTCCTTTGTCCGGCGCGTTCGCAGCCAACTGGAGGCATTGTCTGCGACGGAGCGCAAGCTGGCGGATTTCATGCTGGAGTTCCCTGGTGAACTGGCGAGCTACACGGCCAGCGAACTGGCATCGCTCGCGGGGGTGTCGAATGCCACGGTCAGCCGCTTCATCCGGCGGCTCGGCTATGCGAGTTATGACGAAGCCAAGCGCGATGTCCGGCGGGAAAAGGAATCAGGTTCCCCGCTGTTCCAGGCTGCCAAGAGCAGTGCCGCAGGCGCCATGAACCCGGCGAAGGTGCAGGCAAGCCTGATCGCGGTGCATCTGGAGCAGTCACAGTCGAATCTGGCGCGCACATTTGCGCAACTGAGCGACGCGCAGATGCATGACATCGTCACCACGCTGGTCCGGGCTCCACGCGTGCTGATCTTTGGAACACGGGGCAGCCACGGCTTTGCCCTCTACCTGAGATGGCAGATGCTGCAGGTGCTTGCATCCGTGACGGTGATTCCAGGACCGGGGGAATCGCTGGGTGAACATTTGGCCGGGCTCACGCCGCAGGATTGCCTCGTGGTGTTCGGTATCCGCCGCCAGACGCGCCAGATGGCTGGCCTGCTGGAGGCCGGCGCCAGGATGGGCTGCAAAATCCTTTTCATCAGCGACGCCATGTCGCCCGATCGCCGCGAGGCCACCTGGTCCATCCAGTGCCAGTGCGCGGGACCCGGCTCGCTCGACAACCATGTAGCGGTGATGGCGTTGTGCGACCTGATCTCCACCATGGTGGTCGAGAGCGCCGGTGCGGCGGGGCGCAGGCGTCTGGCCGGCATCGAGCTGCTGCACGAGGACCTCGAAGAGCTGTGAGGCTTTGCTGCGCGAAATCGCAGCCTGAGGCAATTTCAATGCAAACGCGATGGATCGAGGGTTTGCCCTCGGGGGAAAATTTCTGTCGTGATTGAAAATTGATTTTCAGATTGAAATTTATCTGGAAACATTTTTCCTAGAACACTGAACGCAATCGGAGTCTCTTATGGCAGGCGGACCTCAGCTCTCATCGCTCCCCAGTTCTCCCAAGGTGGCCCAGCTCGACAACGCGCTGGACCAGATTGGGGTCACGCGGTCGCACCACACCATCATCTTCCTGATCCTGATCGGGTGCCTTTTCGATGCCTTCGAGCAGAACGCGGTCGGCATCGTGGGCCCGATGCTGCGTGAGCAGTGGGGGCTGGATGCGGCGCACATCGGCATGCTCAATACCGTGACCTTTGCCGCCGCCGCCATCGGACGGGTGGTGTCGGGCTATGTGGCCGACCGCTATGGGCGCCGGGTGATGCTGAGCATCGACCTGCTGCTCTTCACGCTGGGCGCGGGCATCTGCGCGATGGCGCCCAATCTCACGGTCATGGCCATCGGACGTGCCGTGGTCGGCTTCGGCCTGGGCGGCGAGATTGCGATCGCGGTGACCATGCTGGCGGAGTTCTGCTCGACCAAGGCCCGCGGCGTGGCCATCGGTACGGTCAACGTGGCGGCAGGGGGCCTCGGCAACTTTCTGGCACCGGGCTTCGGCTTGCTGGTGTTCTGGCTTTTCCCGGGAGACAACAACTGGCGCTGGCTGTTCGTGTGCCTGATGGTGCCCGCGATCCTGGGTGCGTTCTATCGCCGGTACATTCCCGAGACGCCGCGCTTCCTGTTGTCGCAGGGGCGCGTGAAGGAGACCAATCAGGTGCTCTCCAAGCTCGCGGCCGGCCGCCTGTCGGGCAAGAACATCCCGCATACGGACTACATTGCCGACGATGGCGTGGTGCCACCGGAGTCCAAGGCCAAGGTGCGCGTCACCGAGATCTTCCGCGGGGCCCTTGCTCGCCGAACGATCCCGTTGTGCATCACGATCTGGATGACCTATGGAGCACAGATCTCCGTGCTCACGCTGATGCCGACGATCCTGGTGACGCTGGGCTACTCCATCTCCAAGAGCCTGATGTTCACGATGGTGATGCAGTGCGGCAGCCTGCTGGGTGCGATCGCTGCATCCGCACTGGGCTTTCATTTCCCCCGCAAGCGCGTGCTGACCATCGGAGCGGTCTGTGCCTGCCTTGCCGCGCTGTCGATCGGCTTCCTGGCCAAGAACATCGTCGTTCTGCTGGCCGCCGGTGCCGTGTTCCAGTTCTTCGTGCTGCTTCTCAATACCACCATCTGGATCTTCGCTCCCGAGCTCTATCCCACCCGCGTTCGTGCGTTTGGAACGGCCTTCATCCTCGCCACGGGCACGGCCGGTGGCGCGTTCATGCCGCTGGTGGCTGGCAGGCTGCTGGACTCGGTGGGCCTGGCGGGTGTGTTCTCCATGGTGGCAGCGATGTACGCGATCTTCGTGATCAGCATTCAGAGCGTGCCCGAAACCTATGGCACGTCGCCGGACGCGATGCCGCTGGAAGGGGACACCGAGCAACAACCGACGGCCGCCGCTGCGGTGGCCCAGCCAACCCCTCGTTGATCGAGCGGCCCACCACGATTTCAGGAAATCTTTCGAATGCGGAACATTCTGGTCATCAACCCGAACTCATCCAAGGCCACCACGTCGATGATGGTCCATATTGCCGCCGAGGAAGCTCCGCCCGGCGTGTCGGTCAGCGGGCTGACCGCCCGGCATGCACCCTCGATGATCGTGAATCAGAAGGAGCTCGATGCGGCGGCGCTGGAAGTGGAGGCCACCTGGCGCACGGCGGAGGCTGAAAGCTGGTCGGGCATTATCGTCAGTGCATTTGGCGATCCGGGCCTCGATCGGGTCCGCAGCTCGGCCAAGGTGCCGGTTGTCGGCATCTGCGAATCGTCCATGCTGGAGGCCGCCCAGGGCGGGCGGCGATTCGCGGTCGCCACCGTCACGCCCGATCTGGCCGATGCCATCAACGGCAAGGCCCGGGACCTGGGCCTCTCCGGGCTGTTCACGGGGATCCGCTTGACACCGGGCGACCCGCGCGCGCTGACCTCCGATCCGAAGGCGCTGGAGGAAGCCCTGGCCCACGCCGTCCGGCAGTGCATCGACGAGGATGGTGCCGAGGCGGTAATCATCGGCGGCGGGCCGCTGGGGCAGGCTGCGCTGCAACTGGCCCCTCGGTTCAACGTGCCCATCATTGCGCCGATTTCGGCCGCGGTGCGGCGGCTGCTGAGCTTGATGGAGCCCGCGCCTCTGGAGGCACTGGCGCCGGGCTGAGGCACGCGGGCAATCAGCGGGCAGTTGTGGTCAACCGGCGAGCAATTGCCCGTAGCTCGCCAGGTCGACATTGCCTCCGCTGATGATGAAGCCCACGCGCTTTCCCTTGAGATCCAGGCCGCTATGGCGTGCCCCCGCGAACGACAGCGCGCCCGTGGGCTCGACCACGATCTTCATGCGCTCGGCGTAGAAGCGCATGGCCTCGCCCAGTTGCGCATCGCTGGCGGTGAGGATGTCGCTCACGTCGCGGCGGATGATGGCGAAGGTGATGTCCCCCAGGGCCTGGGTCTGCGCACCGTCGGCGATGGTCTTGGGGGTGGCGATCTTCACGATCTCGCCCTTGCGCAGCGACTGCTGGGCATCGTTGCCGGCTTCGGGCTCGACCCCGTAGACCCTGCATTGCGGTGCCAGGGCCTTGGCGGCCAGCAGGGTGCCTGACAGCAACCCGCCGCCGCCCAGCGGGGCGAACAGGTAGTCGAGGCCGGGTACTTCCTCAAGGAGCTCCATTGCCGCGGTGCCCTGGCCCGCGATCACATGCGGGTGGTTGAACGGGGGCACCAGCGTCATGCCGCGTTCCCCGGCAATGCGCTGGCTGATGGCTTCGCGGTCCTCGGTGAACCGGTCATAGGTGATGACCTCCGCACCATAGCCGCGCGTGGCAGCCAGCTTGGCGGCCGGGGCGTCCTCGGGCATGACGATGGCGGCGGGCATGCCCAGGATGCGGGCGGAAAGTGCAATGGCCTGGGCGTGGTTGCCCGACGAGAAGGCCAGCACGCCGCGCTTTTTCTGCTCGGGCGTGAACTGTGCCAGCGTGTTGTAGCCGCCCCGGAACTTGAATGCGCCCATGCGCTGCAGGTTCTCGCACTTGAAGAACAGTTCGGCGCCAAGCAGTGCGTCGGCGGTTGCCGAGCGCATCACGGGCGTGCGATGCGCAACGCCCTTCAGCCGGGCCGCGGCGGCCTGCACATCATCGTAGGTGGGAAGCGTGGTACTCATAGCCTCTGTGTGTCCTTTTCAGCGCTTGATGGTGGACGCGTCCTGTCCGAAGAGCACTTTCTTGGCTGCTTCGTCGACGGTGGGCGCGACATTGACGGTCTTGGCCAGTTCATAGGCGCGCCGTGTGGCCGGCCGGGCGGCAATGCGCTCGAACCATCCCTTGAGGTGCGGAAATTTCGCAAGATCCTGTTGCTGGCGTTCATGCGGCACGATCCACGGGTAGCTTGCCATGTCGGCAATGGAATAGTCCTTGCCCGTGATGTAGTCCCGGCCATCGGAAAGTTGCTTGTCCAGCACGCCATAGAGACGGCTGGTTTCCTTGACGTAACGCTCCATGGCGTAAGGAATCTTCTCGGGAGCGTACTGTACGAAGTGGTGGTTCTGGCCGGCCATCGGGCCGAGCCCGCCCATCTGCCAGAACAGCCACTGGATGACGTCGTTGCGGCCGCGCAGGTCCTGGGGAATGAACCGCCCGGTCTTGTCCGCCAGATACAGCAGGATGGCTCCGGACTCGAACAGGGAGATCGGGGCGCCGCCATCGCCCGGGGACTGGTCAACGATGGCCGGGATACGGTTGTTGGGCGCGATCTTCAGAAAGTCCGGCGCAAACTGCTCCCCGTTGCTGATGTTGACGGGGTGGATCGTGTACGGCAGCCCGGCCTCTTCGAGGAAGAGGGTGATCTTGTGGCCGTTCGGCGTGGTCCAGTAGTACAGGTCGATCATTCTTTCAGGTCTCCAATCGATAGGATGGGGGAGGGCGCAAGGAGGCAACGGCGAACGAGGCGCGGACGCCTGCCCGCAAAGACAGGCTGCTTGCCCGCCTCATGGCGCCATCTGTGGCAGGTCGGATTACTTCTTCCGCCCGCCCATCAGCCCGCCCAGCACTCCGCGCAGGATCTCCTTGCCCAGGTTCGTGCCCATGGTGCGGACGGCCGACTTGGCCATGGTCTGCACCAGCCCCTCCTTCTTGCCGCCGCGCGGTCCGGTGCTGCCGAACAGCACATTGCTGAGTTCGCCCATGATGCCGCTGTCGGCGCCCGCCTGGCCTGCCTGACCCTTGATGACGGAGGCGTTGTCCGCCTGCCCGTCGGCGCGACCGCGCAGCATCTCGTAGGCGGATTCACGGTCGACGGTGGTGTCGTAGATGCCCGCGACCAGCGAACTGCTCATCAGGGCCTTGCGCTGTTCGGGTGTGATCGGGCCGATCTGGCTTCCCGGCGGAATCACGTAGACGCGCTCGGTTGGCGTGGGTCGGCCCTTGGGGTCCAGGAAGCTGATGAGCGCCTCGCCAACCCCCACCTCGGTGATCGCAGCCTCGATGTCGAGTCCGGGGTTGGGGCGCATGGTCGTGGCCGTGGCCTTGACCGCCTTCTGGTCGCGTGGGGTGAAGGCACGCAGCGCGTGCTGTACACGGTTGCCAAGCTGTGCGAGCACGCTGTCGGGAATGTCGAGTGGATTCTGCGTGGCGAAATACACGCCCACGCCCTTGGAGCGCACCAGCCGCACGACGAGT encodes the following:
- a CDS encoding MurR/RpiR family transcriptional regulator; this encodes MPQSKPSANSFVRRVRSQLEALSATERKLADFMLEFPGELASYTASELASLAGVSNATVSRFIRRLGYASYDEAKRDVRREKESGSPLFQAAKSSAAGAMNPAKVQASLIAVHLEQSQSNLARTFAQLSDAQMHDIVTTLVRAPRVLIFGTRGSHGFALYLRWQMLQVLASVTVIPGPGESLGEHLAGLTPQDCLVVFGIRRQTRQMAGLLEAGARMGCKILFISDAMSPDRREATWSIQCQCAGPGSLDNHVAVMALCDLISTMVVESAGAAGRRRLAGIELLHEDLEEL
- a CDS encoding AI-2E family transporter, whose amino-acid sequence is MSTGSGAAARVRRQADRPATEAERLGARSALARVGALDLPITGIRVFVSLGIAALVIAALYFGRLVLVPLALALLLSFVLNPVVMRLKRWGLPKVIAVVSVVAAALLVLGVAGLFVGNEVRVLSAELPSYQSNIRGKLRGLRAQIRAPGMFEGARKTFDVVQSEVAAAAAESANGKRKPAVQKVQVIPSELSPVDQARAALARLGGPLSDAALVLVFVIFILLDREDLRDRLLRLWGQNLHRATDALDEAGARISRYLGMQLLVNVSYGIPMAAGLWFIGVPGALLWGAVAAVMRFVPYVGPLISAVFPLALAFAVAPGWELVLWTAALIVVLELISNNIVEPWLYGSSTGLSAMSLIFAATFWTAMWGPIGLIMSTPLTVCLLVIGRYLPQLSFLDVLLGSQPVLDEPTRIYQRLLAGDADEAGDISLRIVEGGGDSPAAFYSDVGAAVLRMAVGDHARSATAEHRLRVVDGMDEVLDELEEQYPAGKLSPVAHVLCMGGKSEVDQLAARMVAHGVQLEGHAARLADSDVLSSQSAVARPDLARGDVVCVSWMSSEPRAGARALCRRIRRAWPDVGIVLHFWNLAEPLTEEELTALAESLGADRVALSYGTVVACLREWLGDGDSESFEPAPIPRNDEKRCKALDASGAMDSEPFRQLSQQMAKRASDIFDIPLAYVSLVDATTEHVTAMHGGLRVQSDESLPEAKPRRFQASIERAQALGPFAIASDEPMQVHDLLHDPRFAGNPIIQSVGARFYASAPIREKSGFPIGVLSLVDSRPRELGDREMRLLQAMANDVMQEWKGIDLPEARQSPPKENSATVGQDVPG
- a CDS encoding glutathione binding-like protein gives rise to the protein MIDLYYWTTPNGHKITLFLEEAGLPYTIHPVNISNGEQFAPDFLKIAPNNRIPAIVDQSPGDGGAPISLFESGAILLYLADKTGRFIPQDLRGRNDVIQWLFWQMGGLGPMAGQNHHFVQYAPEKIPYAMERYVKETSRLYGVLDKQLSDGRDYITGKDYSIADMASYPWIVPHERQQQDLAKFPHLKGWFERIAARPATRRAYELAKTVNVAPTVDEAAKKVLFGQDASTIKR
- a CDS encoding MFS transporter, yielding MAGGPQLSSLPSSPKVAQLDNALDQIGVTRSHHTIIFLILIGCLFDAFEQNAVGIVGPMLREQWGLDAAHIGMLNTVTFAAAAIGRVVSGYVADRYGRRVMLSIDLLLFTLGAGICAMAPNLTVMAIGRAVVGFGLGGEIAIAVTMLAEFCSTKARGVAIGTVNVAAGGLGNFLAPGFGLLVFWLFPGDNNWRWLFVCLMVPAILGAFYRRYIPETPRFLLSQGRVKETNQVLSKLAAGRLSGKNIPHTDYIADDGVVPPESKAKVRVTEIFRGALARRTIPLCITIWMTYGAQISVLTLMPTILVTLGYSISKSLMFTMVMQCGSLLGAIAASALGFHFPRKRVLTIGAVCACLAALSIGFLAKNIVVLLAAGAVFQFFVLLLNTTIWIFAPELYPTRVRAFGTAFILATGTAGGAFMPLVAGRLLDSVGLAGVFSMVAAMYAIFVISIQSVPETYGTSPDAMPLEGDTEQQPTAAAAVAQPTPR
- a CDS encoding threo-3-hydroxy-L-aspartate ammonia-lyase, with translation MSTTLPTYDDVQAAAARLKGVAHRTPVMRSATADALLGAELFFKCENLQRMGAFKFRGGYNTLAQFTPEQKKRGVLAFSSGNHAQAIALSARILGMPAAIVMPEDAPAAKLAATRGYGAEVITYDRFTEDREAISQRIAGERGMTLVPPFNHPHVIAGQGTAAMELLEEVPGLDYLFAPLGGGGLLSGTLLAAKALAPQCRVYGVEPEAGNDAQQSLRKGEIVKIATPKTIADGAQTQALGDITFAIIRRDVSDILTASDAQLGEAMRFYAERMKIVVEPTGALSFAGARHSGLDLKGKRVGFIISGGNVDLASYGQLLAG
- a CDS encoding GNAT family N-acetyltransferase produces the protein MRAHTVVPGERLCSDRVRLRQWGRDDFAPFATLNCDPEVMRHFPALLSREQSDAHAARIRALIEERGWGFWAVDSRQENGGPRFMGFVGLHIPQADLPFSPCVEIGWRLARPYWGRGLASEAAALAMRVGFEVLNLPEIVAFTALENLRSSNVMKRLGMLSDPAEDFDHPSVPEGHPVRRHCLYRITRDEWVARAGQSLRLQQG
- a CDS encoding aspartate/glutamate racemase family protein gives rise to the protein MRNILVINPNSSKATTSMMVHIAAEEAPPGVSVSGLTARHAPSMIVNQKELDAAALEVEATWRTAEAESWSGIIVSAFGDPGLDRVRSSAKVPVVGICESSMLEAAQGGRRFAVATVTPDLADAINGKARDLGLSGLFTGIRLTPGDPRALTSDPKALEEALAHAVRQCIDEDGAEAVIIGGGPLGQAALQLAPRFNVPIIAPISAAVRRLLSLMEPAPLEALAPG
- the upp gene encoding uracil phosphoribosyltransferase, translating into MTNNTAKVTVITHPLVQHKLTLMRKKDASTNSFRRLLGELSTLMAYEITRDMPLQDLEIETPMEKMTGKVIDGKKQVLVSILRAGNGFLDGMLNVIPGARIGHIGLYRDPETLQPVEYYFKMPSEMQERDIIVVDPMLATGNSAAAAVDRLKKLNPLSIKFVCLLAAPEGIATMQKAHPDVPIFTAAIDRELNDHGYILPGLGDAGDRIFGTK